In Plasmodium falciparum 3D7 genome assembly, chromosome: 1, the genomic stretch ttcatcatatattcttttcaGGATCTGAAAAGAGAAGAgatatttatgataaaaaattaatacgaAATTATGAAAACAATTCAATGAACGATAAAGAAAacgataataattttattggAGATTCTATTAACTCAAAAATTGTCAAGCAAATTAATTTtgttaaagaagaaaataattttattaaaaagaaaaagaaaaagaaatatttccATCTTTCCTTATATCACAGTTTTTATGAATATGTTAGTTGTATTCTATCATATCccttattaaatatatccacaaaattaattatatttcaaaataattCAAGATCGTTATTATATAgtaaacaagaaaaaaataaaataaaataaataaagtgttacataaggaaatatatatatatatatatatatatatatatatatatgtatgtatattatatatgtagtgCCCTgtttgcaaaaaaaaaaaaaaaaaaaaaaaaaaaaaaaaaacactttatattttttatttcttattctccagatataaaaaacattATTCGTTTAACATACATGTATGATGGAATATACGGATTTTTTAAAGGCCTAAATAATTATCTAATCATCCAATCAATGGATAAAGTTTTAAATTGTTTCTTGTATAGAACCTTTTCAAACAGTTGTTCGTATGATAAGGTTGTTACCATTAAAGTGGTTTTATCAagttaatataaacaaaaaaataaataaatatatatatatatatatatatatatatatatatatatatatttaagttaATACTGATATGATGTAAATCCTTTTGTTAcaagaattaataaatttattaaatatatatatatatatatatatatttttttttttttttttttttttatatatagcaTGCTTAAATACAATAATGGCTCCATACATCCAATATTCAATATTGAATAGATCTCAATCACTAGTACCTGTAAGATGATTATTATTcccaattaatatatataaatatatatatatatatatatttatatttatttattatatatatatatattttttttttttttttgtagggTTTATGCAAAGAGACCACCTTTAgtcaattttttaataatttcaatTGGAAggtaaaaattatttattcagttaaaataaatatataaatatataaatatataaatatacatatatatatatatatacatatatatatatatatatattatatactcaTTTGTGTacacatatacatttttttttttttttaatttagaGTCACCTGTCTAATGTATCTGTTGGGCTAGTTGCCGCTGGAGTTcaattaatagtaatataaaaataaatagttcattaaaataaattaagtaAATACTCATTTATATACactctttttataatttatcttGTTACTATTTATAGATCATAGCGTTACTACCAAAAGATACctcaaaaaatgaagatataattgataatgaaaaagatgaCAATGTTTGAagtcaattttttttttttttttttaacttattaattaatgaatttaaattttaaaattaataaaaaaaataaaaagtacaaaaaaaaaaaatggaagcaaaaaggaa encodes the following:
- a CDS encoding mitochondrial carrier protein, putative; this translates as MLIEKYDEKPKFDLGFSPFYFISYPLYNIQCRSILYKHLNNYEANITYTPLININNLNIKTYIIYIFNSLHQIYNNEGIRGLYKGLIPMLAHIVSKKSIYYFLENVHFVIFRRLRSEKRRDIYDKKLIRNYENNSMNDKENDNNFIGDSINSKIVKQINFVKEENNFIKKKKKKKYFHLSLYHSFYEYVSCILSYPLLNISTKLIIFQNNSRSLLYNIKNIIRLTYMYDGIYGFFKGLNNYLIIQSMDKVLNCFLYRTFSNSCSYDKVVTIKVVLSTCLNTIMAPYIQYSILNRSQSLVPGLCKETTFSQFFNNFNWKSHLSNVSVGLVAAGVQLIIIALLPKDTSKNEDIIDNEKDDNV